A stretch of the Medicago truncatula cultivar Jemalong A17 chromosome 5, MtrunA17r5.0-ANR, whole genome shotgun sequence genome encodes the following:
- the LOC11414369 gene encoding uncharacterized protein, which produces MRSMLNQIVRWVTQPMIWRFVSFVSSVVGLLCYALSSSFTHLFGNWNFFKVFLYSIFSFVICLTILFANKWQNSNTSLPLKAHLVFSVFIITTVYSFFFDKANGKPDLYSLISCAAFAIMSLSLSKQTHFGFEVDLLYFFCGYLTLQLMKIKLVLVIVGASFSYSLIIFRYYLGKPRESGSHLGLQIQDQTPIVIQVHQDSEQSSTGQVSFYETNTDTERAEIGPRINIDAQQEDRDLGPVTHIKLSSQKGKHDNVYNKALTLVKWS; this is translated from the coding sequence ATGAGATCCATGCTCAACCAAATTGTGAGATGGGTGACACAGCCAATGATATGGAGATTTGTGTCTTTTGTTTCATCTGTTGTTGGACTGCTTTGTTATGCTCTTAGCTCTTCCTTCACTCATCTATTTGGGAACTGGAACTTTTTTAAGGTATTTCTTTATAGCATTTTCAGTTTCGTTATCTGCCTCACCATCTTGTTTGCAAACAAATGGCAAAACTCGAACACTAGTCTTCCACTTAAAGCTCATTTGGTGTTTTCGGTTTTCATAATCACCACTGTTTACTCCTTCTTTTTTGATAAAGCTAACGGAAAACCAGATTTGTACAGTCTGATTTCCTGTGCTGCTTTTGCCATCATGTCTCTCAGTTTGTCAAAGCAAACTCACTTCGGATTCGAAGTTGatctcctatattttttttgcgGATATTTAACTTTACAACTGATGAAGATAAAATTAGTTTTAGTAATTGTTGGAGCGAGTTTCAGTTATTCCCTCATCATTTTTCGTTATTATTTGGGTAAACCAAGAGAAAGTGGCAGCCATCTTGGACTCCAAATCCAAGACCAAACTCCTATAGTCATTCAAGTACACCAAGATTCTGAACAATCGAGTACTGGTCAAGTGAGCTTTTATGAAACCAACACCGACACTGAAAGGGCTGAAATTGGTCCACGTATAAACATTGATGCCCAACAGGAAGATAGGGATCTTGGACCGGTCACTCACATCAAATTGTCATCACAAAAAGGCAAACATGATAATGTATACAACAAAGCCTTGACACTTGTAAAGTGGAGCTAG
- the LOC11412187 gene encoding uncharacterized protein, translating to MKIKFILVIDGVCFSYPLIILRFYLHAPTEQSEELTNAADYHAIQVDASQVNFDSLVALDLTFDALHENGDLRLQQEDSLVVVNQINSLSQQDNSDDNDHNRLVLYRKPLARMNLINQETSHILIVVPQHTDYRISCLEDFKNMIHKILDVDGFSIEPTSELVQIMEANYEIFKMNLSARALYTFDFLNLKISPISRVSLLENKIKIPRVPSLGIRQRRGSKLRSQQLKEMIDAMENNDVVRDNYKERLLEYHKYL from the coding sequence ATGAAGataaagttcattttggtcattGATGGGGTGTGTTTCAGTTATCCCCTCATCATTCTTCGCTTTTATTTGCATGCCCCTACAGAACAGTCTGAAGAATTAACCAATGCTGCTGATTATCATGCTATTCAAGTGGATGCTTCCCAAGTCAATTTTGATAGTCTTGTTGCTCTTGACTTGACTTTTGATGCTCTACACGAAAACGGGGATCTTCGACTTCAACAGGAAGACTCTTTAGTCGTGGTTAATCAAATCAACTCACTTTCACAACAAGACAATAGTGATGATAATGATCATAATAGACTCGTCTTATACAGAAAGCCGCTAGCTCGGATGAATCTTATTAACCAAGAAACCTCTCATATCTTGATTGTTGTACCACAGCATACCGACTACCGTATCAGCTGCCTGGAGGACTTTAAAAACATGATTCACAAAATTCTGGACGTTGATGGGTTTTCGATTGAGCCGACCAGCGAGTTGGTCCAAATCATGGAAgcaaattatgaaatttttaaaatgaatcttTCAGCCAGAGCTTTATATACTTTCGATTTTCTCAATCTAAAAATTTCACCAATCTCTAGGGTTTCCttgttagaaaataaaataaaaataccaagGGTTCCTTCACTGGGCATCCGCCAACGTAGAGGATCCAAACTTAGGAGTCAACAACTCAAAGAAATGATTGATGCAATGGAGAATAATGATGTCGTTCGAGACAATTACAAAGAGAGGCTTCTAGAATACCATAAGTATTTATAG
- the LOC11409595 gene encoding LOW QUALITY PROTEIN: uncharacterized protein (The sequence of the model RefSeq protein was modified relative to this genomic sequence to represent the inferred CDS: substituted 1 base at 1 genomic stop codon): MTVDMLVQIQRWLMHTKVWRFVGCASAVVGLVCYALSSSFNHLFGNWRLWKIVLYTVFSFIICSIILYARTWQHSTSHRFKAHSAFLVLTITSIYSFFSDKIMNGKPDAYSLISCAAFSMMSLSLSRQIQCGFEVDLMYFYLGCLIVQLMKIKLLLAIVGVCYSXCLIILCSSFSSSNITQETRCVIGLDERVVIQVDSQQQENPIRGFNIKQQFISCMNELKKNNSNIGKMLLQKLKGNYKLVMTDQNFIIDSLLPETINNLHNTVKLMVDSGFEKECYEIYNSYRKEWLEDLLINKLLALRKMEFQDYMIGRWIKTSKVALRILFPSERQLYDGVFSEFNSESSDHYFSDVCHGAIIQLLNFADSFANRSPSPWRMFKILNLFETLCDLIHEFESLFLDSLVNEAVKIKNRLGEISKDIFMEFGNMIFLTPYVELDCWADGGVHPMTCEATSSIVAAFWSRQNLEKILQGYPLVVDGAGTSLFYSQMVLIMEQFERKLEAKSKYYEDPALRYFFLMNNLCHIKGRLETFWDNSIHTNTEIL, from the exons ATGACTGTAGACATGCTCGTCCAAATTCAGAGGTGGCTGATGCATACAAAGGTATGGAGATTTGTTGGATGTGCTTCAGCTGTTGTTGGACTTGTTTGTTATGCTCTCAGCTCTTCCTTCAATCATCTATTTGGAAACTGGAGATTGTGGAAGATAGTTCTTTACACAGTTTTCAGTTTCATCATCTGCTCCATAATTTTGTATGCAAGAACATGGCAACACTCGACTAGTCATCGATTCAAAGCTCATTCAGCGTTTCTGGTATTGACAATTACCTCTATTTATTCCTTTTTCTCAGATAAAATTATGAATGGAAAACCAGATGCATATAGTCTAATTTCATGTGCTGCCTTTTCTATGATGTCACTTAGCTTGTCGAGGCAAATTCAGTGTGGATTTGAAGTGGATCTTATGTACTTTTATCTCGGATGTTTAATTGTACAACTCATGAAGATTAAATTATTGTTAGCTATTGTTGGAGTTTGTTATAGTTAGTGTCTTattattctttgttcttctttctcttcctcaAATATTACACAAGAAACTAGGTGTGTAATTGGACTCGATGAACGTGTAGTCATTCAAGTTGATTcacaacaacaagaaaatccGATTAGAGGTTTCAACATTAAGCAACAGTTCATTTCTTGTATGAATGAACTTAAGAAAAACAATTCGAATATTGGTAAGATGCTTTTGCAAAAGCTTAAAGGTAACTATAAATTGGTTATGACTgaccaaaatttcataattgatTCACTTTTGCCTGAAACAATTAATAACCTTCATAACACGGTGaa attgATGGTGGATTCTGGATTTGAGAAAGAGTGCTATGAGATTTACAACAGTTACCGTAAGGAATGGTTGGAAGACttgttaataaataaattattggcGTTGAGAAAGATGGAATTTCAGGATTACATGATTGGAAGATGGATAAAAACTTCCAAGGTTGCTCTTAGAATACTATTTCCCAGTGAACGTCAACTATATGATGGTGTCTTCTCAGAATTCAACTCTGAATCATCTGATCACTATTTCTCAGATGTTTGTCATGGAGCGATAATTCAACTTCTGAATTTTGCTGATTCGTTTGCAAATCGAAGCCCTTCACCATGGCGTATGTTTAAAATCCTCAACTTGTTCGAGACACTGTGTGATCTGATTCATGAATTTGAATCATTGTTTCTTGATTCGTTGGTGAACGAAGCAGTAAAAATCAAGAATAGATTGGGTGAAATAAGTAAAGACATTTTCATGGAATTTGGGAATATGATCTTTCTTACACCATATGTGGAGTTAGATTGTTGGGCTGATGGTGGAGTACATCCAATGACATGTGAGGCCACTAGCTCCATCGTCGCGGCTTTTTGGTCAAGACAAAATCTGGAGAAAATTTTACAAGGGTACCCCTTAGTTGTTGATGGAGCAGGaacatctttattttattcACAAATGGTGCTTATTATGGAGCAGTTTGAGAGAAAATTGGAAGCCAAGTCAAAATATTATGAGGACCCTGCTTTGCGCTATTTTTTCTTGATGAACAATCTATGTCACATTAAGGGAAGATTGGAAACCTTTTGGGATAATAGCATTCATACAAACACGGAAATTCTTTGA